The Halobellus sp. MBLA0158 genome has a window encoding:
- a CDS encoding 30S ribosomal protein S17 encodes MAIGLNVEAPEEACSDENCPFHGTLSVRGQTLEGTVASTDMEKTVIVEREYDVHVPKYDRYMKRRSRIPAHAPPCVELEEGDTVRIAETRPLSKTKAHVVVETLGGEE; translated from the coding sequence ATGGCGATAGGACTGAACGTAGAAGCACCGGAGGAGGCCTGCTCCGACGAGAACTGTCCGTTCCACGGGACACTTTCCGTGCGCGGACAGACGCTCGAAGGCACGGTCGCCTCCACCGACATGGAGAAAACCGTCATCGTGGAGCGTGAATACGACGTTCACGTTCCCAAGTACGACCGCTACATGAAGCGGCGTAGTCGCATTCCGGCTCACGCACCCCCGTGCGTCGAGCTCGAGGAGGGCGACACGGTGCGCATCGCAGAGACCCGACCGCTGTCGAAGACCAAGGCTCACGTCGTGGTCGAGACCCTCGGAGGTGAGGAGTGA
- a CDS encoding 50S ribosomal protein L14, whose translation MEALKADVTKGLERGSLITCADNTGARQLKVISVKGYSGTKNRHPKAGIGDQVTVSVTKGTPEMRRQVLEAVIVRQRKPIRRPDGTRVKFEDNAAVIIDEMEEPRGTEIKGPIAREVAERFGSIASTATMIV comes from the coding sequence ATGGAGGCGCTGAAAGCCGACGTCACGAAAGGCCTCGAACGGGGCTCGCTCATCACGTGCGCCGACAACACTGGCGCGCGCCAGCTGAAGGTCATCAGCGTGAAGGGCTACTCAGGAACCAAGAACCGACACCCCAAGGCGGGCATCGGCGACCAGGTCACCGTCTCGGTGACCAAGGGGACGCCCGAGATGCGCCGCCAGGTGCTCGAGGCCGTCATCGTCCGCCAGCGGAAGCCGATCCGCCGGCCGGACGGGACGCGCGTGAAGTTCGAGGACAACGCCGCCGTCATCATCGACGAGATGGAGGAGCCTCGCGGGACCGAGATCAAGGGTCCCATCGCGCGCGAAGTGGCCGAGCGCTTCGGGAGCATCGCCTCGACGGCGACGATGATCGTTTGA
- the rplX gene encoding 50S ribosomal protein L24 — MTKQPRKQRTRTQNAPLHERQDQVRSTLADDLREEYGQRNVRVNAGDTVEVLRGDYAGTEGEVVEVDLREMAVYVEDVTVEKADGEEVPRPLDASNLRVTELDLEDDRREARLTEDNE, encoded by the coding sequence ATGACAAAGCAACCACGCAAACAGCGAACACGGACGCAGAACGCGCCCCTACACGAGCGGCAGGACCAGGTCCGCTCGACGCTGGCCGACGACCTCCGCGAGGAGTACGGCCAGCGCAACGTTCGCGTCAACGCGGGCGACACCGTCGAGGTGCTCCGCGGCGACTACGCCGGCACGGAAGGCGAAGTCGTCGAGGTGGACCTCCGGGAGATGGCCGTCTACGTCGAGGACGTGACGGTCGAGAAGGCCGACGGCGAGGAAGTGCCTCGTCCGCTCGACGCCTCGAACCTCCGCGTGACCGAACTGGACCTGGAAGACGACCGCCGCGAGGCGCGACTCACGGAGGACAACGAATGA
- a CDS encoding 30S ribosomal protein S4e: MTRHQKRLSAPNAWPVERKTQTFTVKAGAGPHGEAGVPLLVILRDVLGYADSRKEARYALNQGTVLINGDAVSDEERPVGMFDILAFTEREEYYRVFPDEGGRLALTPIDAGAAGSRLGKIVSKQEVAGGATQLTLHDGSNVRVDDASEYSTKDSLVVGNEDKEIVAHFPYEEGALVTAVDGSHSGEIGTVEEITVTAGSGDNTVIVDGSDATFETIEDYVVVIDENFVEDDEAESADEPDESDDVEDDEADAGGDDE; the protein is encoded by the coding sequence ATGACGCGACACCAGAAGCGACTGTCGGCACCGAACGCCTGGCCGGTCGAGCGGAAGACCCAGACGTTCACGGTCAAGGCCGGCGCGGGTCCGCACGGCGAGGCGGGGGTCCCCCTGCTCGTCATCCTGCGGGACGTGCTCGGCTACGCCGACTCGAGGAAGGAGGCGCGCTACGCGCTGAATCAGGGCACGGTCCTGATCAACGGCGACGCCGTCTCCGACGAGGAGCGCCCGGTGGGGATGTTCGACATCCTCGCGTTCACCGAGCGCGAAGAGTACTACCGGGTCTTCCCCGACGAGGGCGGTCGGCTCGCGCTGACGCCGATCGACGCCGGCGCGGCGGGCAGCCGCCTCGGCAAGATCGTGAGCAAGCAGGAGGTCGCGGGCGGCGCGACCCAGCTGACGCTCCACGACGGCTCGAACGTCCGCGTCGACGACGCCAGCGAGTACAGCACGAAGGACTCGCTCGTCGTCGGCAACGAGGACAAGGAGATCGTCGCGCACTTCCCCTACGAGGAGGGCGCGCTGGTCACCGCTGTCGACGGCAGCCACTCCGGCGAGATCGGCACGGTCGAGGAGATCACCGTCACCGCCGGCAGCGGCGACAACACCGTCATCGTCGACGGCAGCGACGCGACCTTCGAGACGATCGAGGACTACGTCGTCGTGATCGACGAGAACTTCGTCGAGGACGACGAGGCCGAGTCGGCCGACGAACCGGACGAATCGGACGACGTCGAGGACGACGAAGCCGACGCCGGAGGTGACGACGAATGA
- a CDS encoding 50S ribosomal protein L5, with product MSSEADSEAEFHEMREPRIEKVVVHMGVGEGGRELANAEEILEEIAGQEAVRTTATRAATQFGARTGDPVGAKVTLRGDRAHEFLETALPIADLNERQFDDTGNFSFGVEEHTEFPSQEYDPQIGIYGLDVTVNLVRPGYRVSKRDKASRSIPESHRLTPEDAIAFLEDAFDVEVTK from the coding sequence ATGAGCAGCGAAGCCGACAGCGAGGCCGAGTTCCACGAGATGCGCGAGCCGCGCATCGAGAAGGTCGTCGTCCACATGGGCGTCGGCGAGGGCGGTCGCGAGCTCGCGAACGCCGAGGAGATCCTCGAAGAGATCGCCGGCCAGGAGGCCGTCCGCACGACGGCCACGCGCGCCGCGACGCAGTTCGGCGCCCGCACCGGGGACCCGGTCGGCGCGAAGGTCACCCTCCGTGGCGACCGCGCACACGAGTTCCTGGAGACGGCGCTTCCGATCGCGGACCTGAACGAGCGGCAGTTCGACGACACCGGCAACTTCAGCTTCGGCGTCGAGGAACACACCGAGTTCCCGTCCCAGGAGTACGATCCCCAGATCGGGATCTACGGGCTGGACGTGACGGTCAACCTCGTCCGTCCGGGCTACCGCGTCTCGAAGCGCGACAAGGCGTCGCGCTCGATTCCGGAGTCGCACCGCCTGACGCCCGAGGACGCCATCGCGTTCCTCGAAGACGCCTTCGACGTGGAGGTCACCAAATGA
- a CDS encoding 30S ribosomal protein S14 produces the protein MSESETEQTGEHASRRTGQTHECRRCGRNQGLVGKYEIYLCRQCFREVARDMGFKKYR, from the coding sequence ATGAGCGAATCAGAGACAGAACAGACGGGCGAGCACGCGAGCCGGCGCACGGGACAGACCCACGAGTGCCGCCGCTGCGGCCGCAATCAGGGTCTCGTCGGCAAGTACGAGATCTACCTGTGCCGCCAGTGCTTCCGCGAGGTCGCCCGCGATATGGGATTCAAGAAGTACCGATAA
- a CDS encoding 30S ribosomal protein S8: MAGNDPLADALAGVDNAESVGHLSHEIQPASNVIGSVLEVFYDRGYIDGFEFVDDGKAGLFEVELNGAINECGAVKPRYSAGADEFEKWEKRYLPARDYGTLIVTTSHGVMSHYDARDQGIGGQVIAYVY; this comes from the coding sequence ATGGCAGGAAACGATCCACTGGCCGACGCGCTCGCCGGCGTCGACAACGCCGAGAGCGTGGGCCACCTGTCGCACGAGATACAGCCCGCCTCGAACGTCATCGGCTCCGTCCTCGAGGTCTTCTACGACCGCGGGTACATCGACGGCTTCGAGTTCGTCGACGACGGCAAGGCCGGCCTGTTCGAGGTCGAACTGAACGGCGCGATCAACGAATGTGGCGCCGTCAAGCCCCGCTACTCGGCGGGCGCAGACGAGTTCGAGAAGTGGGAGAAGCGATACCTCCCCGCCCGCGACTACGGGACGCTCATCGTCACGACGAGCCACGGCGTGATGAGCCACTACGACGCCCGCGATCAGGGCATCGGTGGCCAAGTAATCGCCTACGTGTACTGA
- a CDS encoding 50S ribosomal protein L6 has translation MTRVEIEIPDEVSAEVSNLDLTVEGPNGSVTRTLWYPSVSVSVEDGHVVIASEEEDAKTNATVGTFESHVSNMIHGVTEGWEYEMEVYYAHFPMQVNVEGDEVVIENFLGERAERRTPIRGDTEVQVDGETVTLTGPSKEDVGQTAADIEQLTRVNDKDTRVFQDGVYITQKPQTGGA, from the coding sequence ATGACCAGAGTAGAAATCGAAATTCCGGACGAGGTCTCCGCTGAGGTGTCCAATCTCGATCTGACGGTCGAGGGGCCGAACGGGAGCGTCACGCGGACGCTCTGGTACCCCTCCGTCAGCGTCAGCGTCGAGGACGGCCACGTCGTCATCGCCTCCGAGGAGGAGGACGCCAAGACGAACGCGACCGTCGGGACCTTCGAGAGCCACGTGTCGAACATGATCCACGGGGTCACCGAAGGCTGGGAGTACGAGATGGAAGTCTACTACGCCCACTTCCCGATGCAGGTCAACGTCGAGGGCGACGAGGTCGTCATCGAGAACTTCCTCGGCGAGCGCGCCGAGCGACGGACGCCCATCCGCGGAGACACGGAGGTACAGGTCGACGGCGAGACGGTCACCCTGACGGGCCCCTCGAAAGAGGACGTCGGGCAGACCGCCGCCGACATCGAACAGCTCACTCGCGTGAACGACAAGGACACGCGCGTCTTCCAGGACGGCGTCTACATCACGCAGAAACCCCAGACCGGAGGTGCCTAA
- a CDS encoding 50S ribosomal protein L32e yields MAEDEDVDAESETEDAIESLEDISGVGPSKADALREAGYESVDDVKAASQSELADVDGVGNALAARIKADVGGLEVSEETEAEVEDESEEEEADEDVETELRPRGHADKTPDLDEETARALGQKHREGKPAFRRQKYHAKKRVPESWRKPRGNLSKQRRGIKGKGDMVEAGFRSPKAARGLHPSGFEEVRVHNVDDLEGVDGDTQAVRIASKVGARKREQIEEEAEDREIRVLNPTYVEVEVEE; encoded by the coding sequence ATGGCAGAAGACGAAGACGTCGACGCTGAATCCGAGACCGAAGACGCGATCGAGTCGCTCGAAGACATCAGCGGCGTCGGCCCCTCGAAGGCGGACGCGCTGCGCGAGGCCGGCTACGAGTCGGTCGACGACGTGAAGGCGGCCAGCCAGTCCGAACTCGCCGACGTCGACGGCGTCGGCAACGCGCTCGCGGCCCGCATCAAGGCGGACGTGGGCGGACTCGAAGTCTCCGAGGAGACCGAGGCCGAAGTCGAAGACGAAAGCGAGGAGGAGGAAGCCGACGAGGACGTCGAGACCGAACTCCGCCCCCGCGGCCACGCCGACAAGACGCCCGACCTCGACGAGGAGACGGCGCGCGCGCTCGGCCAGAAGCACCGCGAGGGCAAGCCGGCGTTCCGTCGGCAGAAGTACCACGCGAAGAAGCGCGTGCCCGAATCGTGGCGCAAGCCCCGCGGCAACCTCTCGAAGCAGCGCCGCGGCATCAAGGGCAAGGGCGATATGGTCGAGGCGGGCTTCCGCTCGCCGAAGGCCGCCCGCGGACTCCACCCCTCGGGCTTCGAGGAGGTCCGCGTCCACAACGTCGACGACCTCGAAGGCGTCGACGGCGACACCCAGGCCGTCCGCATCGCCTCGAAGGTCGGCGCGCGCAAACGCGAACAGATCGAAGAGGAAGCCGAGGACCGCGAGATCCGCGTCCTCAATCCGACCTACGTCGAAGTGGAGGTCGAAGAATGA
- a CDS encoding 50S ribosomal protein L19e, with translation MTDLKSQKRMAADVLDVGKDRVWFDPDEQAEIAEAITREDIRDLVDQGTIRAKDAKGNSKGRARERAEKRAYGHRKGPGSRKGKAGGRKNSKDEWVSRIRAQRRRLKELRDDGPLNPTQYREVYNKASGGEFEDVARLEAYIRNNYDVEIE, from the coding sequence ATGACGGACCTGAAATCACAGAAGCGTATGGCCGCCGACGTCCTCGACGTCGGTAAGGACCGCGTCTGGTTCGATCCCGACGAACAGGCCGAGATCGCGGAGGCCATCACCCGCGAGGACATCCGCGACCTGGTCGACCAGGGGACCATTCGCGCCAAGGACGCGAAGGGCAACTCCAAGGGTCGCGCCCGCGAGCGCGCAGAGAAGCGCGCCTACGGCCACCGCAAGGGCCCCGGCTCCCGCAAGGGGAAGGCCGGCGGCCGGAAGAACTCGAAAGACGAATGGGTCAGCCGCATCCGCGCTCAGCGTCGTCGCCTGAAGGAACTGCGCGACGACGGCCCGCTCAATCCGACGCAGTACCGCGAAGTGTACAACAAGGCGTCGGGTGGCGAGTTCGAGGACGTGGCGCGGCTCGAAGCGTACATCAGAAACAACTACGACGTGGAGATAGAATAA
- a CDS encoding 50S ribosomal protein L18 — MATGPRYKVPMRRRREVRTDYHQRLRLLKSGKPRLVARVSNNHIRAQLITPGPDGDETHAAASSEDLEAYGWEAPTGNLPSAYLTGFLAGTRAVEAGLDEAVLDIGLNTATPGNKVFAVQEGAIDAGLEIPHNESVLADWSRNRGEHIAEYAEQLDEPLYSGDFDATKLPEHFDDVLERLQEDA, encoded by the coding sequence ATGGCAACAGGACCACGCTACAAGGTGCCGATGCGACGTCGGCGCGAGGTCCGGACGGACTACCACCAGAGGTTGCGCCTGCTGAAATCGGGCAAGCCCCGCCTCGTTGCTCGCGTGAGCAACAACCACATCAGGGCGCAGCTGATCACCCCCGGACCCGACGGCGACGAAACGCACGCGGCCGCGTCCTCCGAGGACCTGGAAGCGTACGGCTGGGAGGCCCCCACGGGCAATCTCCCCAGCGCGTACCTCACGGGCTTCCTCGCCGGGACGCGCGCCGTCGAGGCCGGCCTCGACGAGGCCGTCCTCGACATCGGACTGAACACCGCGACGCCCGGCAACAAGGTGTTCGCGGTGCAGGAAGGAGCGATAGACGCTGGCTTGGAGATCCCCCACAACGAGTCGGTGCTCGCCGACTGGTCGCGCAACCGCGGCGAACACATCGCCGAGTACGCCGAGCAGCTCGACGAGCCCCTCTACTCGGGGGACTTCGACGCCACGAAACTCCCTGAGCACTTCGACGACGTGCTCGAACGACTGCAGGAGGACGCATGA
- a CDS encoding 30S ribosomal protein S5, with protein sequence MSQSNNDGWTPRTRLGRMVQDGDVTSMEQALNTGLPLKEPELVDQLLPGLDDEVLDINMVQRMTDSGRRVKFRCVVAIGNRDGYLGYAEARDDQVGSAIQKAIDVAKLNIISVDRGSGSWEDSAGGVNSLTRKAEGKAGSVTVEVMPAPQGLGLAAAETVRNILELAGVQDAWTRSNGNTRTTVNLAKATYNALKNASQSRTPRRAAAKQAEAEVDE encoded by the coding sequence ATGAGTCAAAGCAACAACGACGGCTGGACGCCGCGCACGCGGCTCGGCCGAATGGTACAGGACGGCGACGTCACCTCGATGGAGCAGGCGCTCAACACGGGCCTGCCCCTGAAGGAACCCGAGCTCGTCGACCAGCTCCTCCCCGGACTGGACGACGAGGTGCTGGACATCAATATGGTCCAGCGGATGACCGACTCCGGTCGCCGGGTGAAGTTCCGCTGTGTCGTCGCCATCGGGAACCGCGACGGCTACCTCGGCTACGCCGAGGCCCGCGACGATCAGGTCGGCTCGGCGATCCAGAAGGCGATCGACGTCGCGAAGCTGAACATCATCTCGGTCGACCGCGGCTCCGGCTCGTGGGAGGACTCCGCCGGCGGCGTCAACTCCCTCACCCGGAAGGCCGAGGGGAAGGCCGGCTCGGTCACGGTCGAAGTGATGCCCGCCCCGCAGGGGCTCGGGCTCGCCGCGGCCGAGACCGTCCGCAACATCCTCGAACTGGCGGGCGTCCAGGACGCCTGGACCCGCTCGAACGGGAACACGCGGACGACGGTCAACCTCGCGAAGGCGACCTACAACGCGCTGAAGAACGCCTCCCAGTCGCGGACGCCCCGACGCGCCGCGGCCAAACAGGCCGAAGCGGAGGTGGACGAGTGA
- a CDS encoding 50S ribosomal protein L30: MQAVVQLRGEVNMSTAVHDTLKMLNIHRVNHCTFVPETETYRGMITKVNDFVAHGEPSVDAVETVLRTRAEPEHGDADIDEAWLSENTDYDSFEALAEALVDEETTLKEQGLSPVLRLHPPRGGHRGQKHPTSEGGQLGKHQTEEIDELLEAMR; this comes from the coding sequence ATGCAGGCGGTCGTCCAACTGCGCGGCGAAGTCAATATGAGCACGGCGGTCCACGACACGCTCAAGATGCTCAACATCCACCGCGTGAACCACTGCACCTTCGTCCCCGAGACCGAGACGTACCGGGGAATGATCACGAAGGTCAACGACTTCGTCGCTCACGGCGAGCCGAGCGTCGACGCCGTCGAGACGGTGCTCCGCACGCGCGCGGAGCCCGAGCACGGCGACGCCGACATCGACGAGGCGTGGCTGTCCGAGAACACCGACTACGACTCCTTCGAGGCGCTCGCGGAGGCGCTCGTCGACGAGGAGACGACCCTCAAAGAGCAGGGGCTCTCGCCCGTGCTGCGGCTCCACCCGCCGCGCGGCGGCCACCGCGGCCAGAAGCACCCGACGAGCGAGGGCGGTCAGCTCGGCAAGCATCAGACCGAAGAGATCGACGAACTCCTGGAGGCGATGCGATGA
- a CDS encoding uL15m family ribosomal protein, producing MTSKKRRQRGSRTHGGGTHKNRRGAGHRGGRGRAGRDKHEFHNYEPIGKHGFKRPEDSQRTVAEVNVREIDEDAALLAADGLAEKDGDAYHVDARDVADDAEDADFVKVLGGGQVRQELHVVADAFTDGAVELIEDAGGSVELTELGEEIVAEAEAEEESDDEDAEE from the coding sequence ATGACGTCGAAGAAGCGACGCCAGCGCGGTTCCCGGACCCACGGCGGCGGCACGCACAAGAACCGGCGCGGCGCCGGACACCGCGGCGGCCGCGGCCGCGCGGGGCGGGACAAACACGAGTTCCACAACTACGAGCCGATCGGCAAACACGGCTTCAAGCGCCCCGAGGACTCCCAGCGGACGGTCGCGGAAGTGAACGTCCGCGAGATCGACGAGGACGCCGCGCTGCTCGCGGCCGACGGCCTCGCCGAGAAGGACGGCGACGCCTACCACGTCGACGCTCGGGACGTCGCAGACGACGCCGAGGACGCCGACTTCGTGAAGGTGCTCGGCGGCGGGCAGGTCCGCCAGGAGCTGCACGTCGTCGCCGACGCCTTCACCGACGGCGCCGTCGAACTCATCGAAGACGCCGGCGGCAGCGTCGAGCTCACAGAGCTCGGCGAGGAGATCGTCGCCGAGGCCGAAGCCGAAGAAGAAAGCGACGACGAAGACGCAGAGGAGTAA
- the secY gene encoding preprotein translocase subunit SecY, which produces MGWKEAAEPVLTRMPSVARPEGHVPFRRKLGWTAGILVLYFFLTNITMFGLQTGGPGSDFYGQFRSILAGSQGSILQLGIGPIVTASIVLQLLGGADLLGLDTNDPRDQVLYQGLQKLLVVVMICLTGLPMVFAGNFLPPSETLAQSLGIGTGGVRGIIFAQMFVGGVLILFMDEIVSKWGVGSGVGLFIIAGVSQQLVAGLFSWQSLGGQSGFFPTWVGIITGAVEIGSPLTAGGLSDLFLGQGQLLALITTILIFAIVVYAESVRVEIPLSHANVKGARGRFPVKLIYASVLPMILVRALQANLQFLGQILNNWWTGMPAWLGQYTQGQVTGGLFWYLAPIQSRQDWMWFLGFTSQEPAAIAVRVAIDLIFMIIGGAIFAIFWVETTGMGPEATARQIQNSGMQIPGFRRNPQVIEKVMERYIPQVTVIGGALVGLLAVLANMLGTIGGVSGTGLLLTVSITYKLYEEIAEEQLMEMHPMMREMFGD; this is translated from the coding sequence ATGGGATGGAAGGAGGCCGCCGAACCGGTGCTGACGCGGATGCCGTCAGTCGCGCGTCCGGAAGGACACGTCCCGTTCCGCCGGAAGCTCGGCTGGACCGCCGGGATCCTCGTGCTGTATTTCTTCCTGACGAACATCACGATGTTCGGACTGCAGACGGGCGGTCCGGGCAGCGACTTCTACGGGCAGTTCCGTAGCATCCTCGCCGGCTCGCAGGGGTCGATCCTCCAGCTGGGGATCGGGCCGATCGTCACCGCGAGCATCGTTCTGCAGCTGCTCGGCGGAGCCGACCTCCTGGGGCTCGACACCAACGACCCCCGGGACCAGGTGCTCTACCAGGGCCTCCAGAAGCTGCTCGTGGTCGTGATGATCTGTCTCACTGGGCTGCCGATGGTGTTCGCGGGCAACTTCCTGCCCCCGAGCGAGACGCTCGCGCAGTCGCTCGGCATCGGCACCGGCGGCGTCCGAGGCATCATCTTCGCGCAGATGTTCGTCGGCGGCGTCCTCATCCTATTTATGGACGAGATCGTGAGCAAGTGGGGCGTCGGGAGCGGCGTCGGGCTGTTCATCATCGCCGGCGTCAGCCAGCAGCTCGTCGCCGGGCTGTTCAGCTGGCAGAGCCTCGGCGGCCAGAGCGGCTTCTTCCCGACGTGGGTCGGCATCATCACCGGCGCCGTCGAGATCGGCTCGCCGCTCACCGCCGGCGGGCTCTCGGATCTGTTCCTCGGCCAGGGCCAACTGCTCGCGCTCATCACGACGATCCTCATCTTCGCGATCGTCGTCTACGCCGAGAGCGTCCGCGTCGAGATTCCCCTCTCGCACGCGAACGTGAAGGGCGCCCGCGGACGCTTCCCCGTGAAGCTCATCTACGCGAGCGTCCTGCCGATGATCCTCGTCCGCGCGCTGCAGGCGAACCTCCAGTTCCTCGGGCAGATCCTGAACAACTGGTGGACGGGGATGCCCGCCTGGCTCGGCCAGTACACCCAGGGCCAGGTCACCGGCGGCCTGTTCTGGTATCTCGCGCCGATCCAGTCCCGACAGGACTGGATGTGGTTCCTCGGGTTCACCTCCCAGGAGCCCGCGGCGATCGCCGTGCGCGTCGCGATCGACCTGATCTTCATGATCATCGGCGGCGCGATCTTCGCGATCTTCTGGGTCGAGACGACGGGAATGGGTCCCGAAGCGACGGCCCGGCAGATCCAGAACTCGGGGATGCAGATCCCCGGCTTCCGCCGGAACCCGCAGGTGATCGAGAAGGTGATGGAGCGGTACATCCCGCAGGTGACCGTCATCGGCGGTGCCCTCGTCGGGCTGCTCGCCGTGCTGGCGAATATGCTCGGCACCATCGGCGGCGTCTCCGGGACGGGGCTGCTGCTTACGGTCTCTATCACGTACAAACTGTACGAAGAGATCGCCGAGGAGCAGCTGATGGAGATGCACCCGATGATGCGCGAGATGTTCGGCGACTGA
- a CDS encoding ABC transporter ATP-binding protein yields MSASVIELHGVVKRYRSGEETIEALKGVDFTADRGEMVTVIGPSGSGKSTMLNMIGLLDTPSEGTVHLDGHDVTDFSEDELTEERRSGIGFVFQAFHLLPMLTATENVELPSMWDTDVDRRDRAVDLLERVGLGDRLDHTPDQLSGGQQQRVAIARALINEPDILLADEPTGNLDQDTGATILDELTRLKEEENIAIVAVTHDEQLVEYADREVNLVDGVIGE; encoded by the coding sequence ATGAGCGCGAGCGTCATCGAACTCCACGGCGTGGTGAAGCGCTATCGGAGCGGCGAGGAGACGATCGAGGCGCTGAAAGGCGTCGACTTCACCGCCGACCGCGGCGAGATGGTCACCGTCATCGGCCCCTCCGGCTCCGGCAAGAGCACGATGCTCAATATGATCGGCCTGCTCGACACGCCCTCGGAGGGGACGGTCCACCTCGACGGCCACGACGTGACCGACTTCTCCGAGGACGAACTCACCGAGGAGCGCCGCTCGGGCATCGGCTTCGTCTTCCAGGCGTTCCACCTCCTGCCGATGCTCACCGCCACCGAAAACGTCGAACTCCCCTCGATGTGGGACACAGACGTCGACCGCCGCGACCGCGCGGTCGACCTCCTGGAGCGCGTCGGCCTCGGCGACCGGCTCGACCACACGCCCGATCAGCTGTCCGGCGGCCAACAGCAGCGCGTCGCCATCGCCCGCGCGCTCATCAACGAGCCCGACATCCTCCTCGCCGACGAGCCGACCGGCAACCTCGACCAGGACACCGGCGCGACCATCCTGGACGAACTCACCCGGCTCAAGGAAGAAGAGAACATCGCCATCGTCGCCGTGACCCACGACGAGCAGCTGGTGGAGTACGCCGACCGCGAGGTCAACCTCGTCGACGGGGTGATCGGGGAGTGA
- a CDS encoding ABC transporter permease, protein MSIADLLWRFPSVQMAWRNLGRNRVRTALATLGIVIGVVAIASLGMAGVAIQQQATSDLGGIADEVTIRSGVDSTTDGVTDEQVDRIRDVAGTAAVVPEKSNSTTLTARDGRETFVTVTGITQASTLYEVSTGDNPDRLQSGALLSNDTAQRLGLELGDPVEYDGQLYRIRGLIESGGGGFGGGNELVLPLSALDEDEHYDSVTIVAADGDEAQRIADAIETRFNEGDEEILSVTSFASIQENVGSFLNTLNLALIGIGSISLVVASVAILNVMLMSTIERRGEIGVLRAVGIRRGEVLRMILAEAAFLGVIGGVVGAALSLGVGLAAFEVLVGDATLVFGWASIRYLILGFGFAVVASVLSGLYPAWKAANDPPVEALRG, encoded by the coding sequence GTGAGCATCGCCGATCTGCTGTGGCGCTTCCCGAGCGTCCAGATGGCCTGGCGGAACCTCGGCCGGAACCGCGTGCGGACGGCGCTGGCGACGCTGGGGATCGTCATCGGCGTCGTCGCTATCGCGTCGCTCGGGATGGCCGGCGTCGCCATCCAACAGCAGGCGACCTCGGACCTCGGCGGGATCGCCGACGAGGTGACGATCAGATCCGGCGTCGACAGCACCACGGACGGCGTCACCGACGAACAGGTCGACCGGATCCGGGATGTCGCCGGCACCGCCGCCGTCGTCCCCGAGAAGTCAAACAGCACCACGCTCACCGCGCGGGACGGCCGGGAGACGTTCGTGACCGTGACTGGCATCACGCAGGCGAGCACGCTGTATGAGGTCTCGACCGGCGACAACCCCGATCGCCTCCAGTCGGGGGCGCTTCTCAGCAACGACACCGCACAGCGGCTCGGCCTCGAACTCGGCGACCCCGTCGAGTACGACGGCCAGCTCTACCGGATCAGGGGGCTGATCGAGTCCGGCGGCGGCGGATTCGGCGGCGGCAACGAACTCGTGCTCCCGCTCTCGGCGCTCGACGAGGACGAGCACTACGACTCGGTGACGATCGTCGCCGCCGACGGCGACGAGGCCCAGCGGATCGCCGACGCCATCGAGACGCGGTTCAACGAGGGCGACGAGGAGATCCTGAGCGTGACGAGCTTCGCGAGCATCCAGGAGAACGTCGGGTCGTTCCTCAACACGCTCAATCTGGCGCTGATCGGCATCGGCTCGATCTCGCTGGTCGTCGCGAGCGTCGCGATCCTGAACGTGATGCTGATGAGCACGATCGAGCGCCGCGGCGAGATCGGCGTCCTCCGCGCGGTCGGCATCCGCCGCGGCGAGGTCCTGCGGATGATCCTCGCCGAGGCCGCGTTCCTGGGCGTCATCGGCGGGGTCGTCGGCGCCGCGCTGTCGCTTGGGGTCGGCCTCGCCGCCTTCGAGGTCCTGGTCGGGGACGCGACGCTCGTGTTCGGGTGGGCGAGTATCCGCTATCTCATCCTCGGCTTCGGCTTCGCGGTCGTCGCCAGCGTGTTGAGCGGGCTGTATCCGGCGTGGAAGGCCGCCAACGACCCGCCCGTCGAAGCGTTGCGGGGCTAA